From a region of the Rhipicephalus microplus isolate Deutch F79 chromosome X, USDA_Rmic, whole genome shotgun sequence genome:
- the LOC119182173 gene encoding uncharacterized protein LOC119182173, producing the protein MPDGTAAAACVIPSRTNCRQCRLPFPASSTAAELAGLHLAVDLLAEDIPFQPAAVLCDSKAALQTLANSRRAGLTACLLRAKVRALTDARVSVSFHWLPSHVGIAGNEKADTLAKAAHQPGTPYSCAVAARDYSQARLKRLLITAHPDPRVAGGRGPKPLPETGLTRRERASLLLLRTGCVWTAARRHAKGPCPSPACSRCGDPETLEHLLCACPGLARERLRAYAAYRRQGLPVSTLKHLLFPSRPHPAALRSLAEFVEESGIAAYH; encoded by the coding sequence ATGCCAGACGGGACCGCAGCGGCCGCATGCGTAATCCCGTCCAGAACCAACTGCCGGCAGTGCAGGCTTCCCTTCccggcgagctccacggctgcggaACTGGCTGGACTGCATCTCGCAGTAGACCTGCTGGCTGAGGACATCCCCTTTCAGCCGGCCGCGGTTCTATGCGACAGCAAGGCGGCCCTGCAGACCCTGGCCAACTCCCGCCGTGCCGGACTGACGGCCTGCCTCCTGAGAGCTAAGGTTCGCGCCCTCACCGACGCCAGGgtgtccgtctccttccactggctgccctcccaCGTGGGCATCGCTGGAAACGAGAAGGCGGACACCCTCGCCAAGGCTGCCCACCAGCCTGGTACTCCCTACTCCTGTGCCGTGGCGGCCAGGGACTATTCACAGGCCCGTCTCAAGAGGCTCCTCATCACAGCCCACCCAGACCCGAGGGTGGCCGGCGGGCGAGGACCAAAGCCTCTCCCAGAGACGGGCCTCACCAGGAGAGAACGGGCCTCCCTATTACTACTGCGGACTGGCTGCGTATGGACGgcggcccgccgccacgccaaggGCCCCTGTCCCTCCCCGGCCTGCAGCCGCTGCGGAGACCCAGAGACCCTCGaacacctcctctgtgcctgccctggcTTAGCACGGGAACGCTTGAGGGCCTACGCGGCCTACAGGAGACAGGGTCTGCCCGTCTCCACCCTGAAACACCTGCTGTTCCCGTCTCGTCCACATCCAGCAGCACTCCGCAGCCTGGCGGAGTTCGTGGAGGAGTCGGGAATTGCCGCCTACCACTGA